GAAGCCTAAATTATAACCATCAGCTGTAATATTTTTTTTAAATTAAAGAATGCAACTAAGTTAGCATGGGCATGGACAGGATTGCCACTCTTGCAGATGCTTCATACATTACTATGATTGCTAAGATATCGTTATTCATTTTGTATATGCTTTTAAATAAAAATGACGAAAGCTACTCTTTAATATTACCAACCCTTTGAATGTCTCCCTGGAATCAATTTCTGGATTCAATGTTACTTACTTTTGTTTTGTTCTTCTTTTAGGAACTTGACTATCTTGTTGGGGCAGTATCAAACCCAAAGAAGCCATTTGCAGCCATTGTTGGTGGTTCGAAGGTCTCATCCAAGATTGGAGTGATCGAATCACTCTTAGAGAAGGTTGATTACTTAATTCTTGGTGGAGGAATGATCTTCACATTTTACAAGGCACAGGGTATCTCAGTAGGTTCATCTCTGGTGGAAGAGGATAAGCTAGAACTTGCTACATCACTCATTGCGAAGGCCAAGGCAAAGGGAGTGTCTCTTTTGCTACCCACTGATGTCGTAATTGCAGACAAATTTGCTCCTGATGCAAACAGCAAGGTATATTTTCTTAGCTAACATTACAGTTCTGTCACTTCTGCGCTTTGATTTGCTCACCTACCATATAATGCTCTATCTTCTTGCTGGGAAATAGTTGATTTCGGTTGATTGCAACTAATATTTAGTTTAAATAGACAGCGACTACAGTAATTTTCTATTCTTCAGTTGCACTTCATGATAGAGTTATGAGCAACTGGTTTTGGTCCTTGCAGATTGTTCCAGCTTCAAGCATCCCTGATGGGTGGATGGGATTGGATATTGGACCAGATTCTATTAAGACATTCAATGATGCACTTGATACCACTCAAACCATCATCTGGAACGGACCAATGGGAGTGTTTGAGTTTGACAAGTTTGCTGTAGGAACAGAGGTATGCAATAGGGCTATTGTTGGCATTTGTGTATGTACATATAGGTTCTTAGTAATGTCTATTGTCTGGTTAGAGCTATTGGCCTATTGTTGATGCTGAATTTGAGTTTATACCTCTTTCTTGCAGGCTATTGCAAAGAAGCTTGCAGAGCTTAGCGGCAAGGGAGTGACAACCATCATTGGAGGTGGAGACTCAGTTGCGGCTGTGGAGAAAGTAGGAGTTGCTAGTGTCATGAGCCACATATCAACTGGCGGTGGTGCTAGTTTGGAGTTGTTGGAAGGCAAAGAACTTCCTGGTGTACTTGCTCTTGATGAAGCTGTTCCAGTTCCCGTGTAAGAACAATTTTTTTTCTCTGTATTCTTTTCCCTGCCCACCATGTTGTTCTATTTGAGTACGTAAGCGAGAAATGGCATGTTGTAGTAGGAAGATTGGAGTTCGTCTTGTAAATGTTCAATGTCCTTTTATACAAGACCCGATACGTCTCTATATTCCTCGCATCCTACAAAGTTTCCATAAGATTGTGGGGAGGGACAAAAAACAGCCATTTTGAAAATCTAATAAATTGGTTCTCTGCAATATATATTTGTAAAATTATCGTTCTCATGTCTCTATATTCCTTGCATCCTACAAAATTTCCATAAGATTGTGGGGACGGACTAAAAACAGCCATTTTGAAAATCTAATTACTTGGTTCTCTGCAATATATATTTGTAACATTCTCATCGTTCTCATGTCTGAAGTTTGGGTATGCTGCTACAATGTTAGTCCCGAGTAGGATCCGGCAACAACAGGATTCGGTTGTTTCAATTTGCAGCTAGAATTTGCTGTGTGCTGGATTTGTGATGCTCTAATCACAAGGGGTGAATTGATCTTGCAAAACCACCAAAAGCAAATGGTAGAAGACTAGAAGTTTCTTACGTTCACTCATTCATGACAATCATGTCATAGGTCAGATTATGAAAATGGTTCATGTGTTGTAGAAATCCATCCACAGAAATTAGAGGCCAGCATACATCCCTTTACAACAACCTATTCATGAAAGTTGCTACCAGTCCCCATATCTAATTCAATTGGCTAACTGGCTATCAGTAAAAGGATCTCAAATACCAAAAACAAAGAAGATTAGGTGCAGACTATTCAAGGAATCTAAATGAAACTTCCTTTCTACATCCCCAGTAGAAACATGAGTCATTCTACCATATCAACAGCTACATACCGTCAACATCCATAAAACGATCATTATAATCGAGTTTTTGCACAAACACTGTAAATCTTGCAAACCAATTCTTATAACCTCGCTTACAATTATTTACTAAACTTTGGTTTCTTGGTTGTAAAGAAACTTAAAACGATTTTAAAGTTTCAAAACTGTTATATCCAGGATGAAGATGAGCAGATGAAGTTTGTTATCCATGGGAATTCGCAATAGTCGCTGCAAAGGTTCATCTATCCTCAAGCATGGGGTTAGCAGATTTGCCATTTCTTAATGACTTGATGACGACAAGACCCATGCACCATATGTATTCTAGTAATTTCTACACATTTCTCTTTCTTTTTGAACATTTGACTAAACATATTTATTGAAAATGAAAACAAGTGGCACCACAATACATCATACAGTTCATACCATCCACAACACAAGTCATCACCTAGAATTTAAGAAACAAAGATTCTTTTCATCTAAACCACCCCAAGTTATATACATTTGCTCATCCAGCTTAAGCCTTAGCCTAAGGCTTAAGCATTATTCAAGTTCTTAAGAGCTACTAAGATGCTCTAAGCTTTTCTTTTGCTTCTTTTCTTCTTTTTATCACATTAACAACTTAAAATTACAATAACTAGTTTTTTCAGTGTCGAGCTTGCATTATCTTCGAAATCTATATCACCGTATCAAATGATACGGGACGATCTAATATTTTTTAGCCTAAGATTTATCTTAATGCTCTATTGCTTTTCCTATTTCTTTTTTCTTTTTCCCCAATGCTCATAATTGGAATCACCAAAGAATATGCCGACACCATATCAATGCCAGCCCAAGGTTTCCCTAGTGCCACAATCCAAGCCCCCATTTTCCTTAATCAAATCTCTTCTTGCTGCCCAAGAATAGCGAAACTTGGTGCGCCCCCTAATCAAACCCACACGTGTCACCCATCCCACTTCAACTCCCTCTATATAAACCCTCCTCTCAACTTCTCTCTCTCTCTCTGTCTCTCTCCGATCACTTGCTCTAAAACCCATCTACTATTCTCTCATCTTCGTCTCGGTAAGCTCTCAAAAACCCAATCTTTACTTCGATTTCTCATCTCTTTCCCAAATCCCCGATCTGGGTTTTGATCCTCTTGCTCTGTTTTGTATTGGGTCGAAGCTTTTTTTTGTCTCAGATGGCAACCAAGAGGAGTGTGAGTACTTTGAAGGAGGCTGATTTGAAGGGCAAGAGGGTTTTCGTTAGGGTTGATCTGAATGTTCCTCTTGATGAAAGCTGTAAGATCACCGATGACACTAGAATCCGAGCAGCTGTGCCCACCATCAAGTACTTGCAGGGAAATGGTGCCAAAGTCATCTTAGCTTCCCACTTGGTATTGCTTCACTCTTTTCTTTAGTTGGGTTGTGTTTTCGATGATCGGATTTATGAGTTTTTGTTTAGATTTGTGTGTTTGAATCGGAAAGAATGGAACTTTAGATTTTGGGGAAGTTGGATCTTATGGGTTTTGAGTAGTTTGATTTGCATGTAGGTCTGTGATGGATTTGTTGTTTGGTCAATGTTAGATCGAATTGAAGATTCTTATGTTGGTTACTTGGTTAATATCGATGATCTGTTATGTAGGAATATTATCTGGTTGTTTTGGCATTATATTTGCTTTGCGCACATGTACTTTTGTGGCTCCATTGATTTCTTGTTTTCAGAAGCTATTTTTATAGTAGTGTTGTGAGATCGTATGTTAGGCTGGATTGCGGTCTTGTAGCCTCTTAATATTGTATTTTAAAATAAAGGGAGCGGCTCTAACCGCTTTAGCATAGTTGCTTAAGCTTCTATTTAGCTGATTGTAACCGGTAATATACGATACAGAAGGCTCGAACTTTCTAACTACTAAGTATAGTAGTAGATGAGATCACTTTCTTCTCCGTAGTTATCCATATTTATCCTCGCTTTTTGCCAACAAACTATCATTACTCATAGAATGTCTAGTGTCAATTATTTGTAGTTTTATGGTTTCCCTTTTGTACTTGCTAAACTAATATAAGACAATCTCCGAGTGTTACTAATGAATTATGTTGTATCTACAGGGACGTCCAAAGGGTGTCACTCCCAAGTACAGTTTGAAGCCTCTTGTGCCAAGACTTTCTGAGCTCCTTGGAGTCGAGGTCTGTATTTGACACTTTGATTCTTATTGATCTTGCTCATGGGAAGCTGGAGTTACTTAATTTTTTCTTTTTTCTTTCACAGGTTAAAATCGCTAATGATTGTGTCGGTGAGGAAGTTGAAAAGTTGGTTGCTGGGCTTCCGGAGGGTGGAGTTTTGCTCCTTGAGAATGTCAGGTTCTACAAGGAGGAAGAGAAGAATGATCCTGAGTTCGCGAAGAAGCTTGCTTCACTTGCAGATGTGTATGTGAATGATGCTTTTGGCACTGCTCACAGAGCTCATGCATCCACAGAAGGAGTGGCCAAGTACTTGAAGCCTTCTGTTGCTGGGTACCTTATGCAGAAGGTATGAACCCTGTAACTAATTATTGCACTTAAACTATTAAACTTCATTTCCCTACTTCTCATTGTATTGATTATAAGCCATTATCATTGAACTTTTATTCGTCTGGTGATTTCAGGAACTTGATTATCTTGTTGGTGCTGTGTCAAATCCCAAGAGGCCATTTGCTGCTATTGTTGGTGGCTCGAAGGTGTCATCCAAGATTGGAGTCATAGAGTCCTTATTGGAGAAGGTTAACATTCTAGTGTTGGGTGGAGGAATGATCTTTACCTTTTACAAGGCACAAGGGCTTTCCGTTGGATCTTCCCTTGTTGAGGAAGACAAGCTAGATCTTGCAAAATCACTTATGGAGAAGGCAAAGGCCAAGGGAGTCTCTATTCTGCTCCCAACTGATGTGGTTATTGCTGATAAGTTTGCTGCTGATGCCAACAGCAAGGTCAGTATTTGTGCATGGTTTGATGTGGAGTTCTCTTAATACTTTAATATTCTTGAGATCTCAGAGCTTTTATTTGACTGCAGGTGGTGCCAGCATCTGCCATTCCAGATGGTTGGATGGGATTGGATATCGGACCAGATTCCATCAAGACTTTCAGTGAAGCTCTTGATACCACTCAGACTGTTATCTGGAATGGACCCATGGGTGTGTTTGAGTTTGAAAAGTTTGCTGCTGGTACCGAGGTACATAAAAGCTAAATGATTTCTTGACGATGAATTTGCATTCAGTTGATTCATTTCAAGTCTTGATTATATATTGTCATAGTATATGCTGAACATTTCTGGTTCATATATTTTAATAATCTTTGTTTTTTAAACAGGCGATTGCTAAGAAGCTTGCAGAGCTAAGTGGAAAGGGAGTTACAACTATCATTGGAGGTGGTGACTCAGTTGCTGCTGTGGAGAAGGCTGGCCTTGCTGACAAAATGAGCCACATTTCAACCGGAGGTGGTGCAAGCTTGGAGCTTCTTGAAGGGAAAACCCTCCCTGGAGTCCTTGCTCTTGATGAAGCCTAAGCTGAAATTTTCTAGTTGTTCATTTTGTGACTGATAGATGGTTGGTTTTTGTCAGCCAGAATGGATCAAGTATAACAGAGCTGAACTTGTAGAGGCTTTAGCTTTATAGGGTAGATTTGAATAAGTGCCGTCTGGTGTTACCATTTTGCAATGCTTGGAGTTGAATTGGATCTTTTTTGTTTGGGAACACTGTAATATCCAAAGTGCACTTAGCATGCATGGTTTGGTATAAAATGTGATGTTTCTGGAGTACGACAATGAAGTTGAGTTGAGTGGATATTTATTGTGTGAAGAGCCTGACCCAAATTTTGTTACCAAAGGGAATTTATATGAATGAAAAAGCAGGAGAACAGAGAACTCTTTGGTTTCTGCTGAACCCTCCAATCAAGGATTGAGAGTTCACTTCGCATCAAAGGTTCACTTATCCTTGAACTTGATGCTACCCCGAAGGGGTCATTGATCAAAGTAAAGAAGTGTACTCATGTGATGGATGTTATACAAAACTCTGAGCTAAGATAAGAGTACCATATGGTCTGAATTGTAAGAAACAATCAAACTGAGAGTACATCCTCCAGTAGGAGACGTATTGACAAATCAAACTTCATGGTTTACCCATCCCTAGAATGTACCAGTAAAAACTTCATGGTTTTCCTTTCCTCATGCTTTAAGTTGCAAAGATCAAACCCTAGCCGCAGAAAGTACGTAGTTCTCAAGAGTTTCTTTTGAACATTACACACTATAGCGTTCTTTTTCTGATTAGTTTGCTTTGGCCGCCGGATTAAGAGTTCAAGTCTAAAGAATTGATGTATGATGAGTATGACGAGCAATGAACAAGAACAAACAAGAGGGGAAGATCACAGAGAAATTTGATGCCAGTTCACAGTAAATTTGCAACTTTAGGGAGATACTTCTGCTAAATTTACCATACAATTGTTAAACTGAACAGCCACATTATTCGTACCTCTTTCTAATGCATTATGAAATAAAAACGTAACAGTCAAGTAGTGAATATATAGTCGTAACTGAGGAGCAACAGTGCTGTACCGAAAACGAAACAAAATTATTTGTATTCGGTTTGTTTAGGAAGGTTTATTTATTAGATTCGAAGAACTTTTTAACTTTGTGTCCAAGGCAAATAAATCATAGGAAAGGAAAGAAAACCTAGCTAGCTAGTCGTAAATAGGAAAATCCCCAAGAAATCTGGGACGCTTTTCTCTCTCTGTAGCTCTATATATTGTTATGTTTGAACCCCTTTCAATCATCAAGTCGTAAGAGACGTCCTGCTCAAGAAACCTATCAAAACCCTAAACCCTTTTCACTGTGATCCTTCTGAACCAGTGATGGCAATGGAGAAGGTACTTGCTTCTGTGGGAGAGATGAGGCCAAAGACCAAGATTGTGTGCACATTGGGACCGTCTTCCAGGTCCGTGGAGATGGCAGAGAAGCTTTTGAGGGCTGGCATGAACGTTGCTCGCTTCAACTTCTCTCATGGTAGTCATGAGTATCATCAGGAAACTCTTGATAATTTAAGGAGTGCCATGAACAACACCGGAATTCTCTGTGCTGTCATGTTGGATACTAAGGTATAATTCGTCACACTAGCGTTTTCTTTGTGTTCGAATATTGTTAACTGGGGACTAGTCTGTTCACAACTTCACATGACCTGTGTATAACTATTTGGTATGAATTAAAGTCATATTGCTGTCAAATTTGTTTTAGAAAACTGAAAATCATGCCATTCTGATTTCCAAATTCTATCAAGTAGTGCAGCTTTCATATAAAGAAAGCATAAATCTTGGTTCATGTGGTGTGTTTATCTTAAATAAGGGGAAATCATGGTTACTGTAAATATTTTGGGTTTATTTACTTTATTATGAAGATGCTAAATTCTTGTTTACCATTACAGGGTCCAGAAATTAGAACTGGGTTTCTGAAAGATGGAAAGGCCATTCATCTCCAACAGGGAAAAGAGATTATCATATCAACTGACTATACCATTCATGGTGATGAGAATATGATCTCTATGAGCTAC
Above is a window of Fragaria vesca subsp. vesca linkage group LG7, FraVesHawaii_1.0, whole genome shotgun sequence DNA encoding:
- the LOC101309379 gene encoding phosphoglycerate kinase, cytosolic-like, with the translated sequence MATKRSVSTLKEADLKGKRVFVRVDLNVPLDESCKITDDTRIRAAVPTIKYLQGNGAKVILASHLGRPKGVTPKYSLKPLVPRLSELLGVEVKIANDCVGEEVEKLVAGLPEGGVLLLENVRFYKEEEKNDPEFAKKLASLADVYVNDAFGTAHRAHASTEGVAKYLKPSVAGYLMQKELDYLVGAVSNPKRPFAAIVGGSKVSSKIGVIESLLEKVNILVLGGGMIFTFYKAQGLSVGSSLVEEDKLDLAKSLMEKAKAKGVSILLPTDVVIADKFAADANSKVVPASAIPDGWMGLDIGPDSIKTFSEALDTTQTVIWNGPMGVFEFEKFAAGTEAIAKKLAELSGKGVTTIIGGGDSVAAVEKAGLADKMSHISTGGGASLELLEGKTLPGVLALDEA